From Nicotiana tabacum cultivar K326 chromosome 15, ASM71507v2, whole genome shotgun sequence, the proteins below share one genomic window:
- the LOC107832712 gene encoding condensin-2 complex subunit H2: MKSSQEEASRGGAADEESVKFHSVVQPLRDLESNWGVDLAKNLEEYLLKICSGEITRDNYDDGHVNFAEAALLLQGSVQVYSRKVEYLYSLVLHCLEFITKKSEPDLPASVSAQEDENGLPAADNEENDPYWASEETSVEAKNMLDNTTCRDSSFTQFVKAPANLVVREADCLDVTGDAGELESYLLATCDLYRDFILLDACDAVTVDEFLNNENIAGKVLNNSCSAEGLSLDSKCHKSFYSPTRRFEGTGNKSSAQKNQDANLYQSQGFHEFGPGNFNNDQFASDMPDYIDDAHRCEDGYSEPRDSDESDDEDPWNPLNPHEPGTLKVKPYKKVKFNRRQGAVSKKVASLATEFPVARLHGTTSADLNDMWERKCCAMKKQGDSQSPPPYEKLRESLLHGENNDYDGLDSPKEKNENDDYDSADHDFGPSAFDMPENADMNTDATPFGEKHDKCSPFFDSEAHEDSNAHANLEDLCRSHLDSLLASLAETEKQSELAARVSTWKQRIEQNLEEQESHPPFDIHEYGARVLCKLSLEENGQSTKSFSDVVTGQEKHDIARTFSALLQLVNNGDVGLERGGIRESTCYTAANPFYVRLLRNDNGREKMQIRSSRKRAKSPIPNQGFRKEKNKGKEVQAAFSSSPSEPNSGYRFALKLGKVNGTRCTPEGKKRRKSRLVVPPDIHTAL; the protein is encoded by the exons ATGAAAAGCAGTCAAGAAGAAGCGAGCCGCGGCGGCGCAGCAGATGAAGAAAGTGTGAAATTTCACAGTGTTGTACAGCCACTTAGGGATTTAGAATCCAACTGGGGTGTTGATTTAGCCAAAAATCTTGAAGAATATTTGCTCAAAATTTGCTCTGGTGAAATTACTagagataattatgatgatggtCATGTGAATTTTGCTGAAG CTGCATTGCTGCTTCAGGGGTCAGTTCAGGTGTACAGCAGGAAGGTGGAATATCTGTATTCTCTGGTATTGCATTGTTTGGAATTCATTACCAAGAAGAG TGAACCAGATCTACCAGCAAGTGTATCAGCCCAAGAAGATGAAAACGGTTTGCCTGCTGCCGACAATGAAGAGAATGATCCATACTGGGCTTCAGAAGAAACCTCAG TGGAAGCAAAGAACATGTTGGATAATACGACGTGCAGGGATTCTTCATTTACCCAGTTTGTGAAGGCCCCTGCAAATCTGGTTGTACGCGAGGCTGACTGCTTGGATGTTACTGGAGATGCTGGAGAACTAGAGTCTTACCTG CTAGCCACGTGTGATCTTTACCGAGATTTTATTCTGTTGGACGCATGTGATGCCGTAACAGTGGATGAGTTTCTGAATAATGAGAATATAGCTGGAAAGGTGCTGAACAATAGCTGCAGTGCAGAGGGCCTTTCTTTGGACTCCAAGTGCCACAAGAGCTTTTACTCTCCCACAAGACGTTTTGAGGGAACTGGCAATAAGTCTTCAGCTCAAAAGAATCAGGATGCTAATTTATATCAGTCTCAAGGGTTTCATGAGTTTGGTCCAGGCAATTTTAACAATGATCAGTTCGCATCTGATATGCCTGATTACATCGATGATGCACATAGATGTGAAGATGGATATTCAGAACCTAGAGACTCAGACGAATCGGATGATGAAGACCCATGGAATCCGTTGAACCCGCATGAACCTGGCACTTTGAAAGTAAAACCATACAAAAAAG TTAAATTTAATAGAAGGCAGGGTGCGGTGTCCAAAAAAGTTGCATCTTTGGCTACAGAATTTCCAGTTGCGAGATTACATGGTACCACTAGCgcagacctcaacgacatgtggGAGAGAAAATGTTGTGCCATGAAAAAACAAGGCGACTCACAATCTCCTCCACCATATGAGAAG CTCCGGGAATCACTTCTTCATGGGGAGAACAACGATTATGATGGTTTGGATAGTCCAAAGGAAAAGAATGAAAATGATGACTATGATAGTGCAGATCACGATTTTGGGCCTTCTGCCTTTGACATGCCAGAAAATGCAGACATGAACACCGATGCAACTCCATTTGGTGAAAAG CACGATAAATGTAGTCCATTTTTTGACAGTGAAGCTCATGAAGATTCGAATGCTCATGCCAACCTTGAAGATCTTTGTCGCTCCCACTTG GATTCTCTTCTTGCTAGCCTTGCTGAAACTGAAAAGCAGAGTGAATTGGCTGCACGGGTTTCAACGTGGAAACAGAGAATTGAGCAGAACTTGGAGGAACAA GAATCACATCCCCCCTTTGACATTCATGAATATGGGGCTAGGGTTTTGTGCAAGTTATCCCTGGAAGAAAATGGTCAAAGCACCAAGTCTTTTTCTGATGTTGTCACGGGTCAAGAGAAGCATGATATTGCTCGAACATTTTCTGCGCTTCTGCAATTG GTAAACAACGGAGATGTTGGTTTGGAAAGAGGTGGAATACGTGAGTCCACTTGTTACACAGCTGCAAATCCCTTCTATGTCCGGCTCCTTAGGAATGATAATGGTAGGGAGAAAATGCAGATTCGGTCATCAAGAAAGAGAGCAAAATCTCCAATACCCAATCAGGGCtttagaaaggaaaaaaacaaagGTAAAGAAGTTCAGGCTGCTTTCAGTTCATCACCTTCAGAACCCAACTCAGGTTACCGATTTGCCCTGAAGCTGGGAAAGGTTAATGGAACTCGTTGTACGCCTGAaggtaagaaaagaaggaaaTCCAGATTAGTCGTACCACCAGATATACATACTGCATTGTGA